In Uranotaenia lowii strain MFRU-FL chromosome 2, ASM2978415v1, whole genome shotgun sequence, one genomic interval encodes:
- the LOC129743577 gene encoding uncharacterized protein LOC129743577 isoform X2, which produces MQSLESASCPEADYMLNDAYCKLRKSPSRQQTLLIDPPPQYPSLPSPILNDSTPLFNTSSSSSATSPLPSSSSYATLGSIHSTSPPATLLATPPSASSLCQVPPGSNTAAQLFKSSFSPASASTSSIISSNLPHVNHLHHHIEKRGATDSGYISGSPSKKSKLSSLAGASFTSSSGSSPINSSSIVGSCNYSIGGGTSSGSSSSHHHQQQQQQFGGGSSSYGYGAAAAASPSAGTSSAAVAGTSSAASPNVAAGGGRFNIHEKLRELYLELLAEDNTDTNRLNLRNTSFLLEKLVLRENLSTLILNLYPGNKGYSLAFRRGVEQQNDGGRSTAKSGAASSSLVDQLLPGVSGSGASATAATFDINTEQLQETIRWPYEEEELLECIDREELPLMLIDMLENKCPGLFYSGCVIAEIRDYRQSFPIFTCDTYHVLLKPTNQTLLADVNLLTADGEWSAEDKVALESQLVLATAEPLCLDPNPEVGIMTINQQHRRYILNTNPIRRQAKKFSQVAINRKRKTDQFTHNFGLELSDFMTKYRAKPRQYAATKRSVVSFTLPKKPSDVSPTVRVPNLELPDLTPPAEVNVEKFARKYDGPKESRDCIPQLIEEYILETDRVASRGDTRTYHIKLSIFQRPSNSEYLGELYVDRDYRENERNGEACQFSLGTRAHAHRYIQQFTEIFTEEGRKSVKITHLVPGQVPKVLHTAGMREQNVQQQQQQQQQQQQQQQQQQQQQQQQQQHHQQQQQAIQQQQAHIQQQISQIQQQLQSHPTHALITRLQTANPSLVSQIAAAGGNITINTANPATISTVVNQQQQQQQQVVQQQQHTQQQIITAGPAANIITIGGPSPQQQHQIQIQQQSQQQHQQQQQLGNQQHATQLLTATAAGHQQVFTTCDTTNSNSTQQQQPGSQATITLQQQQQQQSQQQQAQQQQIQQIQTQPQQQTLSLSNGSLLLVQPTGQISNITTATSVSGGQSNVGQSVVTNVTGTQNIQGFTFTSASQTATIINQAGSAGTTNATTNRVPLLVRLENKASQQLQQQQQQQQVQQTHHVQSQQQNQSTTTTIHTNNPEINAIALSIMNSANQFRQQQQQQQQQQQQQQQQQQQQQQATVKTNSNAAIISLLNSAPAAMTNSSVLGSSLTIPVSKTPVEIHQQQQQQTHPQQHTIHHHQATGTTTISGSAAAALFNSVSGRKIQIQQQPGGAQRILNHTNLIAVSSNPAGGGIGQTQLINIQPATQQQSGDQQQQLGQIQQHPGSSIRVTMSALASQLASPPAILTTSNLPQTFNVVAATGSGNVPVGGQNFSNTANSNTTSKLIINSTNQRILNINTNNSNSSSTAAAVAAALGGAIRRVSGAAPDGSGGIQLQIQGADGIRRIASGTGNDIQLQIQGISSPGSDHSNASSSTSVSTVNQSNNNSSTGPNSGNIIFNNMTGLSALLASTTSPSPQQQQQQQQVAVSGGMMDNSSTLGGVVNPSNLGTNNNTSNSSNNNSALIERLTSSSNINLSNNLPNASPGLQFTIPSPKTPQQQSQQQQHLQIQSPASSISPLSSPPPTVTLQSQQQQQPQQQQQIQLQQQTQQQPHQTTVNLQGLNFASLHGAMASIPGLQNVQVQIPGLAQPISLSLSSAPSSGTATANVLNAQSNAPVTGGTNHHGTTTSLLVSVPVSSSGGGTCTQLAQIVTSGMKGLGQQGIRAGTPLTVSTGQPGQQIQLLNISQRPRSGQLPVVSSVTTPITAKQIAARVAQQQRNMAAGSTLKIATPITATHHGQQLGQTLNVTTSATQNQLLMTKQLQLKLQQHQQQVQQNQQAQQQQQQAQQIITTSTQPATTQIHIQQHPHLNQQAQQQLQQQVQLQQQQQQHATQQISIINSSVVSPLPLPTITPPPAPQQQPTHHQNVVNALAAGKHRRRSAADMNK; this is translated from the exons ATGCAAAGTTTGGAATCTGCATCATGCCCAGAAGCAGAT tatatgTTAAACGACGCTTACTGTAAATTGAGAAAATCTCCCTCACGTCAGCAGACGCTCCTGATTGATCCACCGCCGCAGTATCCAAGTTTGCCTAGTCCTATTCTGAACGATAGCACGCCACTGTTCAACACCAGCAGTAGTAGCAGCGCCACAAGCCCGCTACCATCATCCTCGTCCTATGCAACCCTAGGCAGCATCCATTCGACCTCACCGCCTGCTACGCTCTTGGCGACCCCACCCTCGGCGTCCTCTCTATGCCAAGTTCCACCGGGAAGCAATACCGCGGCCCAGCTGTTCAAATCCTCTTTCTCACCTGCGTCCGCCTCCACGTCCTCGATCATCAGCAGTAACCTGCCCCATGTAAACCACCTCCATCATCACATCGAGAAGCGGGGAGCAACTGACTCCGGCTACATCAGTGGCTCCCCGTCCAAAAAGTCTAAACTATCTTCCTTGGCCGGGGCATCGTTCACATCATCTTCAGGGTCTTCACCAATCAACAGTTCTTCCATCGTTGGCTCATGTAACTATTCCATTGGCGGCGGTACGAgcagcggcagcagcagcagtcatcaccatcaacagcagcaacaacagttTGGTGGTGGTAGTAGCAGCTATGGATACGGTGCAGCAGCTGCTGCTTCGCCCTCCGCCGGAACTAGCTCTGCTGCTGTGGCTGGCACTTCCTCAGCTGCATCACCAAATGTCGCTGCCGGTGGCGGCCGATTTAACATACACGAGAAGCTTAGGGAATTGTATCTCGAATTATTAGCCGAAGACAATACTGATACTAACAGG TTGAACTTGAGGAATACGTCGTTCTTACTGGAAAAACTGGTGCTGCGGGAGAATCTGAGCACCTTGATCCTAAATCTCTACCCCGGCAATAAAGGATATTCCTTAGCATTTAGGCGAGGTGTTGAACAGCAGAACGATGGAGGACGAAGT ACCGCTAAAAGTGGCGCCGCGTCCTCGTCGCTGGTGGATCAGTTACTGCCGGGCGTTAGTGGTAGTGGGGCCTCCGCTACCGCCGCCACGTTTGATATTAATACCGAACAACTCCAGGAGACGATACGGTGGCCGTACGAGGAGGAAGAACTGCTCGAATGTATCGACCGGGAGGAGCTGCCGCTGATGCTGATCGATATGCTCGAAAACAAGTGTCCTGGTCTGTTCTACTCGGGTTGTGTCATCGCGGAGATACGTGACTATCGGCAATCGTTTCCGATATTTACCTGTGATACGTACCACGTGCTGTTGAAGCCGACTAATCAG ACCCTGCTTGCAGATGTGAACCTTCTAACGGCGGATGGTGAATGGAGTGCAGAGGATAAAGTTGCGCTAGAAAGCCAGTTGGTGTTGGCGACCGCGGAACCGCTTTGTCTGGACCCCAATCCTGAGGTGGGAATCATGACTATCAATCAACAGCACCGTCGATACATTCTCAATACCAATCCGATACGGAGGCAGGCAAAGAAATTCTCACAGGTAGCGATCAATCGGAAAAGGAAAACGGACCAGTTTACTCATAACTTTGGTCTTGAGTTGAGCGATTTCATGACAAAGTATAGGGCCAAACCCCGTCAGTACGCTGCGACCAAGCGAAGTGTAGTTAGTTTTACACTGCCCAAGAAGCCCTCGGACGTGAGTCCTACCGTTAGGGTGCCCAACTTGGAATTACCTGATCTGACCCCACCCGCTGAGGTAAATGTGGAGAAGTTTGCGAGGAAATACGACGGACCTAAGGAGAGTCGGGACTGCATACCCCAGCTTATCGAAGAGTACATTTTGGAGACGGATCGGGTAGCGAGTCGAGGTGATACTAGAACGTACCATATCAAGTTGTCGATATTCCAGCGGCCATCCAATTCGGAATATCTGGGTGAACTGTACGTGGATAGAGATTACAgggagaacgagcgcaatgggGAAGCTTGCCAATTTTCCTTGGGTACTCGAGCGCATGCACACCGATACATACAACAGTTTACGGAGATATTCACCGAAGAGGGTAGAAAATCGGTTAAAATTACTCATTTGGTTCCTGGACAAGTTCCCAAGGTATTGCATACTGCAGGAATGCGAGAACAAAATgttcaacagcaacaacagcaacagcagcaacaacaacagcaacagcagcaacaacaacagcaacagcagcaacaacagcaacatcatcagcaacaacaacaagcaATTCAACAGCAACAGGCTCATATCCAACagcaaatttctcaaattcaaCAACAGTTGCAGTCCCACCCTACGCATGCTTTAATCACACGACTGCAAACGGCTAATCCGTCATTGGTTTCGCAGATTGCTGCTGCTGGAGGTAACATAACTATAAACACCGCCAACCCTGCAACAATATCCACGGTTgttaatcagcagcagcaacagcagcaacaagttgttcagcagcagcaacacacACAGCAGCAAATCATAACTGCAGGACCTGCGGCAAACATCATAACAATTGGTGGTCCGTCACCCCAACAAcagcatcaaattcaaatacaGCAACAGTCCCAGCAgcaacatcaacaacagcaacagttGGGCAACCAACAGCATGCGACGCAGCTTCTAACGGCGACTGCTGCCGGCCATCAGCAAGTTTTCACCACCTGTGATACCACCAACAGCAATTCcactcaacagcagcagcccgGCAGTCAAGCGACCATCACTctacaacagcaacagcagcaacaatccCAGCAACAGCAAGCCCAACAGCAACAAATTCAGCAAATTCAAACTCAACCACAACAGCAAACGCTTAGCCTCAGCAATGGGTCGCTTCTACTGGTGCAGCCGACGGGACAGATTTCCAATATAACTACCGCCACCAGTGTCAGCGGCGGTCAATCGAACGTTGGTCAATCTGTCGTCACCAATGTGACCGGGACGCAAAACATTCAAGGTTTTACCTTTACCTCAGCTTCTCAAACTGCCACTATCATAAATCAAGCTGGTTCAGCCGGAACAACCAATGCCACCACCAATCGTGTCCCCCTGTTGGTTCGCCTGGAAAACAAGGCCTCCCAGCagttgcagcagcagcaacaacaacaacaggtaCAGCAAACTCATCACGTTCAATCGCAACAACAAAATCAAAGCACCACCACCACCATTCATACAAACAATCCGGAAATTAACGCAATTGCACTCAGTATAATGAATTCGGCAAATCAATTtcgacaacaacagcagcagcagcagcagcaacaacaacagcaacaacaacaacagcagcagcagcaacaagcAACCGTTAAAACCAATTCGAATGCCGCCATCATTAGTTTACTTAACAGTGCACCGGCTGCAATGACCAACTCCTCCGTACTGGGCAGTAGTCTAACGATTCCCGTTAGCAAAACACCCGTTGAGATtcatcaacagcagcaacagcaaacaCATCCACAACAGCATACCATTCACCATCACCAGGCCACGGGGACAACGACTATTTCGGGCAGTGCGGCCGCTGCTCTGTTCAACAGTGTCAGTGGTCGTAAAATACAAATTCAGCAGCAACCCGGCGGGGCCCAGAGAATACTCAACCACACCAATCTAATTGCGGTCAGCAGCAATCCGGCGGGCGGTGGGATCGGGCAAACTCAGCTGATCAACATACAGCCAGCGACACAGCAGCAATCCGGCGATCAACAGCAACAGCTCGGCCAGATTCAACAACATCCCGGCTCGAGTATCCGGGTTACCATGTCTGCCCTTGCCTCTCAGCTTGCCTCTCCTCCAGCCATTCTGACTACATCGAACCTACCGCAAACGTTCAACGTTGTTGCTGCTACCGGTTCCGGGAATGTACCAGTTGGGGGTCAAAACTTTTCCAATACCGCCAATAGTAATACCACTAGCAAACTGATAATCAATAGTACAAACCAGAGGATATTGAACATCAACACCAACAATAGCAACAGTTCATCGACGGCCGCGGCAGTTGCTGCAGCTCTAGGAGGAGCAATCCGACGGGTCAGTGGTGCCGCACCGGACGGCAGTGGTGGCATTCAACTGCAAATCCAAGGGGCCGACGGTATTCGAAGGATAGCCTCGGGTACTGGCAACGATATCCAACTGCAAATCCAAGGCATATCTTCACCCGGCAGTGACCATTCGAATGCGTCCTCTTCAACGTCTGTTTCGACCGTAAATCAGTCGAACAACAATTCAAGCACCGGACCCAACAGCGGGAATATAATCTTTAACAACATGACAGGACTGAGTGCGCTGCTTGCTTCCACCACTTCACCCTctccccaacaacaacaacaacagcaacaggttGCCGTTTCTGGAGGGATGATGGACAATAGTTCGACACTTGGTGGTGTGGTGAATCCATCTAATCTAGGCACTAACAATAACACTAGCAACAGTAGTAATAATAATTCAGCATTAATCGAAAGACTGACTTCATCTAGTAATATAAACCTATCCAATAACCTTCCAAACGCAAGCCCAGGCTTGCAGTTTACAATACCATCGCCAAAAACACCCCAACAGCAatctcagcagcagcagcatttaCAGATCCAGTCCCCCGCCTCGTCGATATCGCCACTCTCTAGTCCTCCACCGACGGTTACGTTGCAGTcccagcaacaacaacaaccccaacaacagcagcaaatTCAACTGCAACAGCAAACACAGCAGCAACCCCACCAGACGACCGTCAACCTACAGGGATTGAACTTTGCCAGTTTGCACGGTGCTATGGCGTCCATTCCCGGACTACAGAACGTGCAG GTTCAAATACCGGGACTTGCACAGCCGATTTCGCTATCCCTTTCTTCCGCTCCGTCCTCCGGCACGGCAACGGCAAATGTGCTAAACGCACAGAGCAACGCACCCGTTACCGGGGGCACCAATCATCACGGGACGACGACCAGCCTGCTGGTGTCGGTTCCGGTGTCCAGTTCCGGCGGTGGAACCTGCACACAACTCG CTCAAATTGTTACCTCGGGAATGAAAGGACTGGGTCAGCAGGGCATACGGGCCGGAACGCCACTCACGGTCAGCACCGGCCAGCCCGGCCAGCAGATACAGCTGCTGAACATTAGCCAGAGACCGCGCAGTGGCCAACTGCCGGTGGTGTCTTCCGTTACCACGCCCATCACAGCAAAGCAGATTGCGGCACGCGTGGCCCAGCAGCAGCGCAACATGGCGGCCGGATCGACGCTGAAAATTGCCACCCCAATCACAG CTACACATCACGGGCAGCAGCTTGGTCAAACGTTGAACGTGACGACTAGTGCGACTCAAAATCAGCTGTTAATGACGAAGCAGCTGCAATTGAAGTTGCAACAGCACCAGCAACAGGTGCAACAAAACCAGCAGgcacaacaacagcagcagcaagccCAGCAAATTATCACCACTTCAACTCAACCGGCCACTACTCAGATACACATTCAGCAGCATCCGCATCTGAATCAACAGGCCCAACAGCAGCTGCAACAACAGGTGCAactgcagcagcaacagcagcagcatgcAACCCAGCAGATCAGCATCATAAATAGTAGTGTGGTGTCGCCGCTGCCGTTGCCCACCATCACGCCCCCGCCAGCACCGCAACAACAACCTACTCACCACCAGAATGTGGTCAACGCACTGGCTGCAGGTAAACATCGGCGAAGGTCTGCAGCGGACATGAATAAGTAA